A DNA window from Mycolicibacter hiberniae contains the following coding sequences:
- a CDS encoding non-ribosomal peptide synthetase — protein MTDAVDQATTADLRLELLRRRLAERGLAAPAPESAPASGPDGVPGPPTMSDGQRRMWFVQALDPDGAVANISVSYRLTGPLDPTRLEAALAAVAERHPVLRTVYAVDDAGEPRAVLAEVTPGFAAHDLSDLAEQARALRLEVLAQREFGTPFRLESQAPLRLTLVRVAPEEHILLLVAHHIAWDDDSWAVFFTDLTAAYDDPAGYAARPPVAGPVAPASSDHGADLQYWRSLLAEPPDPLELPGPHGSAVPRTLRAGLCTRALPPELMAGIAELGRSAGATPYMVIAAALSALIHRYTATDDFLIASPVLNRAAGTEGVIGYFGNTVVLRARISAADSFADLVTRTRDAAIGAFAHQGINLDRVVRELNPDRRHGGVERLTRLSFGFRTSHGDGFTPDGIACTRADYRGKVAQLPLGIMVEAGADGALIEAEYLQDVLDEALVDQMLRHLVQLLTAAVASPQTAVAELDMLGDQDRAWLDAISRGPDFVPSAGAPATLGSLVADRAAASPHAIAVVDDHGTYSYAEINARANRVAHHLIAAGVGTEDKVAVLFGRSVDLVVTALGIAKSGAAYVPVDPEYPADRIEFILSDAKPSIVLAEPLSAEEVAGRPDTDPTDADRVRPLGPENLAYLIYTSGSTGLPKGVEVSHAPITEYLLWFGQEYGIDDTDVLLQVASPSFDVSIGELFGTLGNGARLVIPRPDGLRDIGYLTDLLQREGVTAMHFVPSLLGLFLSLPGVTQWRTLRRIPIGGEPLPGELADKFHATFDALLHNFYGPTETVVNSSRHKVEGPQGNRVVPIGKPNINTTMWLLDDALQPVPVGVIGEIYIGGTHVARGYFDRPGLTAERFVADPWTPGQRLYRTGDLARRNGDGDLEFIGRADDQVKVRGFRIELGEVAAAVSVDPSVGQCVVVVSDLPGLGRSLVAYVTPAGPDAQADSVEIPRIRARVAAALPEYMAPAAYVVVDDIPITAHGKIDRAALPDPQPIESTPYREPQTATEYLVAQLFAELLSRDKVGADDSFFDLGGHSLLATKLVAAIRARCDVEIGIREIFEAGTVARLAAVIDAAPAGHDGQTAARRPALVAVPRPDNVPVSAAQLRTWFAYRLDPSAATDNIPLSARLTGPCDTAALIAALGDVVARHDSLRTTFREIDGLPYQVINAAAPVPVTEMHCPHTDPDAVAAWTGARLDEQRGGAFVLERDWPIRAALLHLPGDERVLSLVVHHIAADHWSVEVLFTDLLIAYRARTAGAAPDWEPPALQYADFAHWQGELLRDESGLIDEQRRYWIEQLAGLADDTGPRPDFPRPATASGSGDSVAFSVSPQVRAGLAALARETGATEFMVMQAAVAVLLQLAGSGDDIPLGVPLAGRTDNALDNLVGFFVNIVVLRNRLSGNPTLREVVTRAREAALGAYAHADLPFDRLVEALNPVRTLSRNPLFQVVVHVREAAEVSHTVATGPDGDLVFRTVMPTFDVAHADLSVNLFTTADGYDGHLIYRTDLYERATVVRLADWLGRVLAAMAADPQATLRDISLLDDEQRREILERSRGAEVPADDPRTIADVLAASRGFDGVAVRCAGAELSYPQLHHRSDRLAELLIAAGVQPGTLVGLSVRRDVDLPVALVGIMKAGAGYFPLDPSYPAQRLEFMIDDVFADGGAKVILVSADTRAAIPAPDGVTLLCVDDPHVQDELAEGLAGLPLPVPHPDDPMYLVFTSGSTGVPKGVLGTHRSMSARLNWQIAHYPVAGDDIRLAQSSMTFLEGGMEMLAGLAAGATLILADDHQFRDPEALARLIVDERVAQVTAVASLISVLADSDGGSARLDEGEPKLGPPHQPGTLRGLRRLVCSGEPVSADLLARLGTALDGNAQLLNNFGATETSGAAVRGALEPPTPKLGRPTPGSQAYVLDDALQPVPPGVVGEVYYAGPQIVRGYWKRPGLTATRFVANPFSAVPGDRLYRSGDRARWTADGVLEFVGRTDHQVKVRGFRVELAEVEAALRGVPGVAAAAARTWEQRGVTTLAGYLVPAGPVADTAEFIAAVRAAVAATLPGYMVPSSLTVLEAMPLTDSGKLNRPALPQPAVATRGESDPPVTATEKTLVGICVELLGVTAIGRSDGFFELGGDSILSVQLAARARAAGLDVDPRMIFEHPTFAALAAAIDAQAAAGGAADPVDTAFAPMSVSGLSGDALADLTAAWGDSP, from the coding sequence ATGACTGACGCCGTCGACCAGGCGACGACCGCGGACCTGCGGCTGGAACTGCTGCGGCGCCGGCTCGCCGAACGTGGGCTGGCCGCCCCCGCCCCGGAGTCCGCGCCGGCTTCCGGCCCGGACGGGGTGCCCGGGCCGCCGACGATGAGCGACGGACAGCGCCGGATGTGGTTCGTGCAGGCGCTGGACCCCGACGGCGCGGTGGCCAACATCTCGGTCTCCTACCGTCTCACCGGCCCGCTGGACCCCACCCGGCTCGAGGCCGCGCTGGCCGCCGTCGCCGAGCGCCACCCGGTGCTGCGCACCGTCTATGCCGTCGACGACGCCGGCGAACCGCGCGCGGTGCTCGCCGAGGTGACACCCGGCTTTGCCGCCCACGACCTGTCCGATCTCGCCGAACAGGCCCGCGCGCTACGGCTCGAAGTGCTGGCCCAGCGTGAGTTCGGCACCCCGTTCCGGCTGGAAAGCCAAGCGCCGCTTCGGCTCACCCTGGTCCGGGTGGCCCCGGAAGAGCACATCCTGCTGCTGGTGGCGCACCACATCGCCTGGGACGACGACTCCTGGGCGGTCTTCTTCACCGACCTCACCGCCGCCTACGACGACCCGGCGGGCTACGCCGCCCGACCGCCGGTGGCTGGACCGGTCGCACCGGCGAGCTCCGACCACGGTGCGGACCTGCAGTACTGGCGCAGCCTGCTGGCCGAGCCGCCGGACCCGCTGGAGCTGCCCGGCCCGCACGGCTCGGCGGTGCCCCGCACCCTGCGTGCCGGATTGTGCACCCGCGCACTGCCCCCCGAGCTGATGGCCGGGATCGCCGAGCTGGGCCGTAGCGCCGGAGCCACCCCCTACATGGTGATTGCGGCGGCGCTGTCGGCGCTCATCCACCGCTACACCGCCACCGATGACTTCCTGATCGCCTCCCCGGTGCTCAACCGCGCCGCCGGCACCGAGGGCGTCATCGGCTACTTCGGCAACACGGTGGTGCTGCGTGCCCGCATCAGCGCCGCCGACAGCTTCGCCGACCTGGTGACCCGCACCCGCGACGCCGCAATCGGGGCGTTCGCCCACCAGGGCATCAATCTCGACCGGGTGGTGCGGGAGCTCAACCCGGACCGCCGGCACGGGGGAGTGGAACGGCTCACCCGGCTCAGCTTCGGTTTCCGCACCAGCCATGGGGACGGCTTCACCCCCGACGGGATTGCCTGCACGCGTGCGGACTACCGGGGCAAAGTCGCGCAGCTGCCGCTGGGAATCATGGTGGAGGCCGGCGCCGACGGCGCACTGATCGAAGCCGAGTACCTGCAGGACGTACTCGACGAGGCGCTGGTCGACCAGATGCTGCGCCACCTGGTGCAGCTGTTGACCGCCGCGGTGGCGAGCCCGCAGACGGCGGTGGCCGAACTGGACATGCTCGGCGACCAGGATCGGGCGTGGCTGGACGCGATTTCACGCGGCCCGGATTTCGTTCCGTCCGCCGGCGCCCCGGCCACGCTGGGTTCGCTGGTGGCCGACCGCGCCGCCGCCAGCCCGCATGCCATCGCCGTCGTCGACGACCACGGCACGTACAGCTATGCCGAGATCAACGCGCGCGCCAACCGGGTCGCGCATCATCTGATCGCGGCCGGTGTCGGCACCGAGGACAAGGTCGCGGTGCTGTTCGGCCGCTCGGTGGACCTGGTGGTCACCGCCCTGGGCATCGCCAAATCCGGTGCCGCCTACGTTCCGGTGGATCCCGAATATCCGGCCGACCGCATCGAGTTCATCCTCAGCGACGCCAAGCCGTCGATAGTCCTGGCCGAACCGCTGAGCGCCGAGGAGGTGGCCGGGCGGCCCGACACCGACCCCACCGACGCCGACCGCGTGCGCCCGCTGGGTCCGGAGAACCTGGCCTACCTGATCTACACCTCCGGTTCGACCGGGCTGCCCAAGGGGGTCGAGGTATCCCACGCCCCGATCACCGAATACCTGCTCTGGTTCGGTCAGGAGTACGGCATCGACGACACCGACGTCCTGCTGCAGGTCGCCTCACCGAGCTTCGACGTATCGATCGGTGAACTGTTCGGAACCCTGGGAAACGGTGCCCGCCTGGTTATCCCGCGCCCCGACGGGCTGCGCGACATCGGCTACCTGACCGACCTGCTGCAGCGCGAAGGCGTCACCGCCATGCACTTCGTGCCGTCCCTGCTGGGCTTGTTCCTGTCGTTGCCCGGGGTCACCCAATGGCGCACGCTGCGCCGTATTCCGATCGGCGGCGAGCCGCTTCCCGGCGAACTCGCCGACAAGTTCCACGCCACATTCGATGCGCTGCTGCACAACTTCTACGGCCCCACCGAAACCGTGGTCAACTCCTCCCGCCACAAGGTCGAGGGCCCGCAGGGCAACCGGGTGGTGCCCATCGGCAAACCCAACATCAACACCACCATGTGGCTGCTCGACGACGCCCTGCAGCCGGTTCCGGTCGGGGTGATCGGCGAGATCTACATCGGTGGAACCCATGTGGCCCGCGGCTACTTCGATCGTCCGGGCCTGACCGCCGAGCGCTTCGTGGCCGACCCGTGGACCCCCGGGCAGCGGCTCTACCGCACCGGCGACCTGGCGCGCCGTAACGGCGACGGCGACCTGGAATTCATCGGCCGCGCCGACGACCAGGTCAAGGTCCGCGGCTTCCGGATCGAACTCGGCGAGGTGGCGGCGGCCGTCTCGGTCGATCCCAGCGTCGGCCAGTGCGTCGTGGTGGTGTCGGACCTGCCCGGCCTGGGCCGCAGCCTGGTCGCCTACGTGACCCCGGCGGGACCGGACGCGCAGGCCGACTCCGTCGAGATACCCCGGATCCGGGCGCGGGTGGCCGCGGCACTACCGGAATACATGGCGCCGGCGGCCTACGTGGTGGTCGACGACATCCCCATCACCGCGCACGGCAAGATCGACCGCGCCGCCCTGCCGGACCCGCAGCCGATCGAGAGCACGCCGTACCGGGAACCCCAGACCGCCACCGAATACCTGGTGGCGCAGCTGTTCGCCGAGTTGCTCTCTCGCGACAAGGTGGGCGCCGACGACTCGTTCTTCGACCTGGGCGGCCACTCGCTGCTGGCCACCAAACTGGTCGCGGCGATCCGCGCCCGCTGTGACGTGGAGATCGGCATCCGGGAGATCTTCGAAGCCGGTACCGTGGCCCGCCTGGCCGCCGTGATCGACGCGGCACCGGCCGGCCACGACGGCCAGACCGCCGCGCGGCGTCCGGCGCTGGTCGCCGTGCCGCGGCCCGACAACGTCCCGGTGTCGGCGGCGCAGCTGCGCACCTGGTTCGCCTACCGGCTGGACCCGAGCGCCGCCACCGACAACATCCCGCTGTCGGCCCGGCTCACCGGCCCGTGCGACACCGCTGCCCTGATCGCCGCGCTCGGGGACGTGGTGGCCCGACACGACAGCCTGCGCACCACGTTCCGCGAGATCGACGGCCTGCCGTATCAGGTCATCAATGCCGCCGCACCGGTTCCGGTGACCGAAATGCATTGCCCCCACACCGATCCCGATGCCGTCGCGGCGTGGACCGGCGCCCGGCTGGACGAGCAGCGCGGCGGCGCGTTCGTCCTGGAGCGGGACTGGCCGATCCGGGCGGCGCTGCTGCACCTGCCCGGCGACGAACGGGTGCTGTCGCTGGTGGTGCACCACATCGCCGCCGACCACTGGTCGGTCGAGGTGCTCTTCACCGACCTGCTGATCGCCTACCGGGCCCGGACCGCCGGCGCTGCACCGGACTGGGAGCCGCCGGCCCTGCAGTACGCGGATTTCGCGCACTGGCAGGGCGAACTGCTGCGCGATGAGTCCGGGCTGATCGACGAGCAACGCCGCTACTGGATCGAGCAACTGGCCGGCCTGGCCGACGACACCGGGCCCCGGCCGGACTTCCCCCGTCCCGCCACCGCCAGCGGCTCCGGGGACTCCGTGGCGTTCAGCGTCTCCCCGCAGGTGCGCGCGGGGCTGGCGGCCCTGGCCCGCGAGACGGGCGCCACCGAATTCATGGTGATGCAGGCCGCGGTCGCGGTCCTGCTGCAGCTGGCCGGCAGTGGCGACGACATCCCGCTGGGCGTGCCGCTGGCCGGGCGCACCGACAACGCGCTGGACAACCTGGTCGGGTTCTTCGTCAACATCGTGGTGCTGCGAAACCGGCTGTCGGGCAACCCGACGCTGCGCGAGGTGGTGACTCGCGCGCGGGAGGCCGCGCTGGGCGCCTACGCGCATGCCGACCTGCCGTTCGATCGGCTGGTGGAGGCGCTCAACCCGGTCCGGACGCTGTCGCGCAACCCGCTGTTCCAGGTGGTGGTCCACGTCCGCGAAGCCGCCGAGGTCAGCCACACCGTGGCCACCGGTCCCGATGGCGATCTGGTCTTCCGCACCGTCATGCCGACTTTCGACGTCGCGCACGCCGACCTGTCGGTGAACCTGTTCACCACCGCCGACGGCTATGACGGCCATCTGATCTACCGCACCGATCTCTACGAGCGCGCCACGGTGGTGCGGCTGGCCGACTGGCTGGGCCGGGTCCTGGCGGCGATGGCGGCCGACCCGCAGGCAACGCTGCGCGACATCAGCCTTCTCGACGACGAGCAACGCCGCGAGATCCTGGAACGCAGCCGCGGCGCCGAGGTTCCCGCAGACGACCCGCGCACCATCGCCGACGTGCTCGCCGCCAGTCGCGGGTTCGACGGTGTCGCGGTGCGCTGTGCCGGAGCCGAACTCAGCTACCCGCAGCTTCATCACCGCTCCGACCGGCTCGCTGAGTTGCTGATCGCCGCCGGTGTGCAGCCCGGCACCCTGGTGGGACTGTCGGTGCGCCGTGACGTGGATCTGCCCGTCGCACTGGTCGGCATCATGAAGGCCGGTGCCGGCTACTTCCCCCTGGACCCCAGCTACCCCGCCCAGCGCCTCGAGTTCATGATCGACGACGTCTTCGCCGACGGCGGAGCCAAGGTGATTCTGGTCAGCGCTGATACCCGGGCTGCGATCCCGGCGCCCGACGGCGTGACGCTGCTGTGCGTGGACGATCCGCATGTGCAGGACGAGCTGGCCGAAGGCCTTGCCGGACTGCCGCTTCCGGTGCCGCATCCCGACGACCCGATGTATCTGGTGTTCACCTCCGGCTCAACCGGCGTGCCCAAAGGCGTGCTGGGCACCCACCGTTCGATGAGTGCGCGGCTGAACTGGCAGATCGCCCACTACCCGGTGGCCGGCGACGACATCCGGCTGGCCCAGTCCTCGATGACGTTCCTGGAGGGCGGCATGGAGATGCTGGCCGGGCTGGCCGCCGGGGCAACCCTGATATTGGCCGACGACCACCAGTTCCGTGATCCCGAAGCGCTGGCCCGGCTGATCGTCGACGAGCGGGTTGCCCAGGTGACCGCGGTGGCAAGCCTGATCTCGGTGCTGGCCGATTCCGACGGCGGTTCAGCGAGGCTCGACGAAGGAGAGCCGAAGCTGGGACCGCCGCATCAACCAGGCACCCTGCGCGGCCTGCGGCGGCTGGTATGCAGCGGCGAGCCCGTCTCGGCAGACCTGCTGGCCCGGCTCGGCACGGCGCTCGACGGCAATGCCCAGCTGCTCAACAACTTCGGCGCCACCGAGACCTCCGGTGCGGCGGTGCGCGGCGCACTGGAGCCGCCCACTCCGAAACTGGGCCGTCCCACGCCGGGATCGCAGGCCTATGTGCTCGACGACGCACTGCAACCGGTGCCCCCCGGCGTGGTCGGCGAGGTCTACTACGCGGGACCGCAGATCGTCCGCGGGTACTGGAAGCGGCCGGGGCTGACCGCGACAAGGTTCGTCGCCAATCCCTTCTCCGCGGTGCCGGGCGATCGGCTCTACCGCAGCGGGGACCGCGCACGCTGGACCGCCGACGGAGTGCTCGAGTTCGTCGGCCGCACCGACCACCAGGTCAAGGTGCGCGGCTTCCGGGTGGAGCTGGCCGAGGTGGAGGCCGCCCTGCGCGGCGTGCCCGGGGTGGCGGCGGCTGCCGCCCGCACCTGGGAACAGCGCGGTGTCACCACACTGGCCGGTTATCTGGTGCCCGCCGGCCCGGTGGCCGACACGGCGGAGTTCATTGCCGCGGTGCGCGCGGCGGTGGCCGCGACACTGCCCGGCTACATGGTGCCGTCCTCGCTGACGGTGCTCGAAGCCATGCCGCTCACGGACTCCGGCAAGCTGAACCGACCCGCCCTGCCGCAGCCGGCGGTGGCCACCCGCGGGGAATCGGACCCACCGGTCACCGCCACCGAGAAGACGCTGGTCGGTATCTGCGTCGAGCTGCTCGGCGTCACCGCAATCGGGCGCAGCGACGGCTTCTTCGAACTCGGCGGCGACAGCATCCTTTCGGTGCAGCTGGCCGCCCGGGCCCGTGCGGCGGGACTGGACGTGGACCCGCGGATGATCTTCGAGCACCCGACGTTCGCCGCGCTGGCCGCCGCGATCGACGCTCAGGCCGCCGCCGGTGGCGCCGCCGACCCCGTCGACACGGCATTCGCGCCGATGAGCGTCTCGGGTCTGAGCGGCGACGCGCTGGCCGATCTGACTGCGGCCTGGGGTGATTCGCCGTGA
- a CDS encoding MbtH family protein, with protein sequence MSTNPFDDESGSFYVLVNDEQQYSLWPVFADVPAGWQVVYGGEQGAARAACLDYVEQNWTDLRPKSLRDAMAAERG encoded by the coding sequence ATGAGCACCAATCCCTTTGACGACGAGAGCGGCAGCTTCTACGTGCTGGTCAACGACGAGCAGCAGTACAGTCTGTGGCCGGTTTTCGCCGATGTGCCCGCGGGGTGGCAGGTGGTCTACGGGGGTGAGCAGGGCGCAGCCCGGGCGGCCTGCCTGGACTACGTCGAACAGAACTGGACCGACCTGCGGCCCAAGAGCCTGCGCGACGCCATGGCGGCCGAACGGGGGTAG
- a CDS encoding non-ribosomal peptide synthetase, with protein MTESTAERATAPAAAAIEDVLALSPLQQGLFSLAKLATDDGAGTGGAGDGLDIYTVQFVIDIVGPVDAALLRRSAQTMLARHANLRASFWDVDLPHPVQIIPAKVVLPWREIDSAPSEFEEIARAERTANFDLARGPLLRFVLARSAPGQYRLILTVHHLLLDGWSMAVFFDEMVAIYRAGGTDPLPPPRPYRDYIGWLAGQDTDAAAQRWREYLAPLSAPTMLAGGRAAVGGAAPQTHQVSLDDDATAGLTEWARRHGLTLNTVLQFAWAVVLGRLTDRTDVAFGSVVSGRPQQLTGVETMVGLFINTVPVAVSTPPRAPVIATCQALQRDTAAMRDLGYLSLSTVQRASANAVFDTLLVFENAPIGSASAGVTTPDGVRFIPVTVESLTHYPLTLVSYPPRDGRLTVLLEAVPEALGELSIPDLGQRLLQVLRQLADPARSRVADLDVLLPAERSRLVDPAPAEQSSVPALFAAAAAAHPDNTALTGEDRSLTYAELAAESGALSRALAGRGIGPEDRVAIALPRSLDSVIAILAVLRAGAAYVPVDISLPPARIESILRQSDPRIVLTADELAQLRSPGVAERPVPAAIHPDSAAYVIFTSGSTGEPKGVVGTHRALASYFADHQQRMYAPAVARLGRPLRVAHAWSLSFDASWQPLVGLLGGQSVHLFSAEQMRDAEAIIDGIRTHRLDMIDTSPSMFTQLFDAGLLDDASDHRLTVLALGGEAIAPHTWARLRAAPSTAVHNCYGPTETTVEAVVADVADTEVPVIGEAVRGMSAHVLDSALREVPDGVAGELYLAGAQVTRGYLGRAGATASRYVADPFRNGSRMYRTGDLVRRRPDGRLVYLGRADDQVKVRGYRVEIAEVEAALAAATGVTAAAVLPVRGPAGTQLAGFVTGAQADSARIRTEIGARLPAYLIPARITVVDSMPLTANGKLDTDTLLELLAQAGFGTGGAAQAATDTERVLAEVLAEVFGSAGDAAGVEADLRDLGLDSIVALSLVRAARRRGLPLRPRTVLSCHTIRDLAAAVDNEVAEAQAAADQPGGIAEDAPIPLLPAGRWLYQYGSPRRLGQVEAVRLPEGTEPERLRAALAAIIAAHPVLHARLEPVELTLCPGEPADVLTEIAVEAADLAVVTEHGARLLERLDPEAGVMLGAVWLRPPDGAGVLVLAGHVLALDPVSWQVVLGELHAALAGAEPLPERSGYRRWAAALAQRAQTLDTVDYWAAQLAGDDPDLGARRVDPRRDRAGDLTVSVTVADPAITAALLAAAPIPMHNLLVAATARAIGAWRARRGQAGAPPLLAVETHGRAEDVVTGVDTSDIAGLLSAIYPLRIAQPDPAGVACALADIPGGGIDYGLLAYLRADTAERLAAYPGPQLLLNYLGRVDYAGGGPAVAPDLIAGLPSVPEPGQAVRHELSIFAAVADLGAGEALMTQWRTLPDILDAAEITQLQGLFADSLAELVEELR; from the coding sequence GTGACCGAGTCGACCGCAGAGCGCGCCACCGCGCCCGCGGCGGCGGCCATCGAGGACGTGCTGGCACTGTCCCCGCTGCAGCAGGGACTGTTCTCGCTGGCCAAACTGGCCACCGACGACGGAGCCGGGACCGGCGGCGCGGGCGACGGGCTGGACATCTACACCGTGCAGTTCGTCATCGACATCGTCGGGCCCGTCGACGCCGCGCTGCTGCGCCGCAGCGCGCAGACCATGCTCGCCCGGCACGCCAACCTGCGGGCCTCGTTCTGGGATGTCGACCTGCCGCACCCGGTGCAGATCATACCGGCGAAGGTAGTCCTGCCGTGGCGCGAGATCGATTCTGCACCAAGTGAATTCGAAGAGATTGCCCGCGCCGAGCGGACCGCCAACTTCGACCTGGCCCGCGGCCCGCTGCTGCGCTTTGTGCTGGCCCGGTCCGCCCCCGGCCAATACCGGCTGATCCTCACCGTGCACCACCTGCTGCTCGACGGGTGGTCGATGGCGGTGTTCTTCGACGAAATGGTGGCCATCTACCGGGCCGGGGGCACCGATCCGCTGCCACCGCCGCGCCCCTACCGCGATTACATCGGCTGGCTGGCCGGCCAGGACACCGACGCCGCGGCGCAGCGCTGGCGCGAGTACCTGGCCCCGCTGAGCGCCCCGACCATGCTGGCCGGCGGGCGGGCCGCGGTGGGCGGCGCCGCCCCGCAGACCCATCAGGTCAGCCTGGACGACGATGCCACCGCCGGCCTGACCGAGTGGGCGCGGCGGCACGGACTGACCCTGAACACGGTGCTGCAGTTCGCCTGGGCGGTGGTGCTCGGCCGGCTCACCGACCGGACGGACGTGGCGTTCGGATCGGTGGTCTCGGGCCGCCCCCAGCAACTCACCGGCGTCGAGACCATGGTCGGCCTGTTCATCAACACCGTCCCGGTGGCCGTCTCGACGCCGCCACGCGCCCCGGTGATCGCCACCTGCCAAGCGCTGCAGCGCGATACCGCCGCCATGCGCGACCTCGGTTACCTGAGCCTGTCGACGGTGCAGCGGGCCAGCGCCAACGCGGTGTTCGACACGCTGCTGGTGTTCGAGAACGCGCCGATCGGCTCGGCGTCGGCCGGGGTCACCACACCCGACGGGGTGCGCTTCATCCCGGTCACCGTGGAAAGCCTCACCCACTATCCGCTGACCCTGGTCAGCTACCCGCCCCGCGACGGGCGGCTGACCGTGCTGCTCGAGGCCGTCCCCGAGGCGCTGGGGGAGCTGTCGATCCCCGACCTGGGCCAGCGCCTGCTGCAGGTGCTGCGCCAGCTGGCCGACCCGGCACGGTCCCGCGTCGCCGACCTGGATGTGCTGCTGCCCGCCGAACGGTCCCGCCTGGTCGATCCGGCGCCGGCGGAACAGTCCTCGGTGCCCGCATTGTTCGCCGCGGCGGCCGCCGCGCACCCGGACAACACCGCCCTCACCGGCGAGGATCGCAGCCTGACCTACGCCGAACTGGCGGCCGAATCCGGCGCGCTGTCGCGCGCGCTGGCCGGTCGCGGAATCGGCCCCGAGGACCGGGTGGCGATCGCGCTGCCCCGCTCGCTGGACTCGGTCATCGCGATCCTGGCGGTCTTGCGGGCCGGGGCGGCCTACGTTCCGGTGGACATCAGCCTGCCCCCGGCGCGCATCGAATCGATCCTCCGGCAGTCTGATCCGAGAATCGTGCTGACCGCCGACGAGCTGGCGCAGCTGCGTTCACCGGGAGTCGCGGAGCGCCCGGTGCCGGCGGCGATCCACCCCGACTCGGCGGCCTACGTGATCTTCACCTCCGGATCCACCGGGGAGCCCAAGGGTGTGGTCGGCACCCACCGCGCGCTGGCGTCCTACTTCGCCGACCACCAGCAGCGCATGTATGCGCCCGCGGTCGCGCGCCTGGGCCGGCCGCTGCGGGTGGCGCACGCCTGGTCGCTGAGCTTCGACGCGAGCTGGCAACCGCTGGTGGGCCTGCTGGGCGGCCAGAGCGTGCACCTGTTCTCCGCTGAGCAGATGCGTGACGCCGAGGCGATCATCGACGGCATCCGCACCCACCGGCTGGACATGATCGACACGTCGCCGTCGATGTTCACCCAACTGTTCGACGCCGGCCTGCTCGACGACGCATCCGACCACCGCCTCACCGTGCTGGCCCTCGGCGGCGAGGCGATCGCCCCGCACACCTGGGCGCGACTGCGCGCGGCGCCCTCGACGGCGGTGCACAACTGCTACGGGCCCACCGAGACCACGGTGGAAGCCGTGGTGGCCGACGTCGCCGACACCGAGGTGCCGGTGATCGGCGAAGCGGTGCGGGGCATGAGCGCCCACGTGCTGGACTCCGCGCTGCGAGAGGTCCCGGACGGCGTGGCCGGCGAGCTGTACCTGGCCGGCGCGCAGGTCACCCGGGGCTATCTGGGCCGCGCCGGGGCGACCGCGAGCCGCTATGTGGCCGACCCCTTCCGCAACGGCAGCCGGATGTACCGCACGGGCGACCTGGTCCGGCGCCGCCCCGACGGCCGCCTGGTCTACCTCGGGCGCGCTGACGACCAGGTCAAAGTGCGCGGCTACCGGGTCGAGATCGCCGAAGTCGAGGCGGCGCTGGCCGCGGCCACCGGCGTGACCGCCGCGGCGGTTCTGCCGGTGCGGGGGCCGGCCGGAACCCAGCTGGCCGGTTTCGTCACCGGGGCACAGGCCGACTCCGCGCGGATCCGCACCGAGATCGGTGCCCGGCTGCCGGCCTACCTGATTCCGGCCCGGATCACCGTCGTGGATTCGATGCCGTTGACCGCCAACGGCAAACTGGACACCGACACGCTGCTGGAGCTGCTGGCCCAAGCCGGCTTCGGGACCGGCGGCGCCGCGCAGGCGGCCACCGACACCGAACGGGTTTTGGCGGAGGTACTCGCCGAGGTGTTCGGCAGCGCCGGGGATGCGGCAGGTGTCGAGGCTGACCTGCGGGATCTGGGCTTGGACAGCATCGTCGCCCTGTCGTTGGTGCGGGCGGCCCGCCGGCGCGGACTGCCCCTGCGCCCTCGGACCGTGCTGAGCTGCCACACGATCCGCGACCTGGCCGCCGCGGTGGACAACGAGGTGGCCGAAGCCCAAGCAGCGGCGGACCAGCCCGGCGGCATCGCCGAGGACGCGCCGATTCCTTTGTTGCCGGCCGGCCGTTGGCTCTACCAGTACGGCAGCCCGCGCCGGCTGGGACAGGTCGAGGCGGTCCGACTGCCCGAGGGCACCGAGCCCGAGCGGCTGCGGGCGGCATTGGCCGCGATCATCGCCGCGCACCCGGTGTTGCACGCCCGCCTCGAGCCGGTCGAGCTGACGCTGTGCCCCGGCGAGCCCGCCGACGTCCTCACCGAGATCGCCGTCGAGGCCGCCGATCTGGCCGTGGTCACCGAGCACGGCGCCCGGCTGTTGGAACGCCTGGACCCCGAGGCCGGCGTCATGCTGGGTGCGGTGTGGCTGCGCCCGCCCGACGGGGCAGGCGTGCTGGTGCTGGCCGGACACGTGCTGGCCCTGGACCCGGTGTCGTGGCAGGTGGTGCTCGGCGAACTGCACGCCGCACTGGCCGGGGCGGAGCCGTTGCCCGAGCGCAGCGGCTACCGGCGCTGGGCGGCGGCGCTGGCGCAGCGCGCGCAGACATTGGACACGGTCGACTACTGGGCCGCCCAGCTGGCCGGCGACGATCCGGACCTGGGCGCCCGGCGGGTCGACCCGCGACGCGATCGCGCCGGTGACCTCACGGTGTCGGTGACCGTGGCCGATCCGGCGATCACCGCCGCGCTGCTGGCCGCCGCACCGATTCCGATGCATAACCTGCTGGTGGCGGCGACCGCGCGCGCGATCGGGGCCTGGCGGGCCCGCCGCGGGCAGGCCGGTGCGCCGCCGCTGCTGGCCGTGGAGACCCACGGGCGCGCCGAGGACGTGGTGACCGGGGTGGACACCAGCGACATCGCCGGTCTGCTGTCGGCGATCTATCCGCTGCGGATCGCCCAGCCCGACCCGGCTGGCGTGGCGTGCGCCCTGGCCGACATCCCGGGCGGGGGAATCGATTACGGGCTGCTGGCCTACCTGCGGGCCGACACGGCTGAGCGGCTGGCGGCCTACCCGGGGCCGCAGCTGTTGTTGAACTATCTGGGTCGCGTCGATTACGCCGGCGGCGGGCCGGCGGTGGCGCCGGATCTGATCGCCGGCCTGCCGTCGGTTCCCGAACCCGGCCAGGCCGTGCGGCACGAGCTGAGTATCTTCGCCGCGGTGGCCGATCTGGGGGCCGGGGAGGCGCTGATGACCCAGTGGCGCACGCTGCCCGATATCCTCGACGCCGCCGAGATCACACAACTGCAAGGGCTGTTCGCCGACAGTCTCGCCGAACTGGTGGAGGAACTGCGATGA